One Nicotiana sylvestris chromosome 12, ASM39365v2, whole genome shotgun sequence genomic window carries:
- the LOC104242873 gene encoding CASP-like protein 5A1 has product MMSRPAVHPVEAPPMTIAAVPRVRMKDIQGMPGTLGSLLLRLCQLVFAVISIVVMLTTSDFPSVTAFCYLVAAVGLQIIWSFILAIADVYAILVKRSFRNTAVVSLFAIGDGITSTLTFAAACASAGITVLISNDLDKCKVNHCTRFMSATAMAFLSWFAASPSFFMNFWSLASR; this is encoded by the exons ATGATGAGTCGTCCGGCGGTTCACCCGGTGGAGGCTCCGCCGATGACTATCGCGGCGGTGCCGAGAGTGAGGATGAAGGATATTCAAGGCATGCCCGGTACACTTGGCAGCCTATTGCTACGGCTTTGTCAGCTGGTGTTTGCTGTTATCTCTATCGTTGTCATGCTCACCACCTCTGATTTCCCCTCCGTCACTGCCTTCTG CTACCTTGTAGCTGCTGTTGGATTACAGATCATATGGAGCTTCATTCTTGCTATTGCCGATGTATATGCAATTTTGGTGAAAAGAAGTTTTAGAAATACAGCAGTTGTCAGTTTATTTGCCATTGGCGATGGG ATCACGTCAACTCTTACATTTGCTGCTGCCTGTGCTTCAGCTGGAATTACAGTCCTTATTAGCAATGATCTTGACAAATGCAAAGTGAACCACTGCACGAGATTTATGTCAGCTACAGCAATGGCATTTTTAAGCTGGTTTGCTGCATCACCATCCTTTTTCATGAACTTTTGGTCTCTGGCTTCTCGATAG